A DNA window from Arachis hypogaea cultivar Tifrunner chromosome 18, arahy.Tifrunner.gnm2.J5K5, whole genome shotgun sequence contains the following coding sequences:
- the LOC112770814 gene encoding protein FLX-like 1 isoform X1 encodes MSSGRSRGQQQHLPMKGASHHPPPHTALSPPIHDPLFGARGLGPVPPPHPALLEELRESQMGLGVRSIPLHPAAIIEERLAAQHQDIQGLLGDNQRLAATHVALKQELEAAQHELQRMAHYRESLRADTDARMRELYDKSVHLEADLRGAEAMRVELLQVHTDIKELTAVRQELTGQVQAMTQDLARMNADLKRMPALKADVEAMKQELQCARWAAIEYEKKGFAENYEHGQVMEKKLISMAREMEKLRAEIANAEKRQRAAANPGPGYNANYGNAEAGYAGNPYPAIYGMNPVQPGMENFPQYGSGPAAWVAYEMQRAQGHR; translated from the exons ATGTCGTCTGGGAGGAGCCGTGGCCAACAACAACACCTTCCAATGAAAGGCGCTTCACATCATCCGCCGCCGCACACAGCCTTGTCACCGCCAATCCATGACCCACTCTTTGGGGCCCGGGGCTTAGGCCCGGTACCCCCGCCACACCCGGCTCTCCTCGAAGAGTTGCGGGAATCGCAGATGGGCCTGGGCGTCCGGTCCATTCCACTCCACCCGGCTGCAATCATCGAGGAGCGTCTGGCTGCACAGCACCAGGATATTCAGGGTCTGCTGGGTGACAACCAGCGGCTGGCCGCCACTCACGTTGCCCTCAAGCAGGAGCTGGAGGCCGCGCAGCACGAGCTGCAACGGATGGCGCACTACAGGGAATCCCTGCGGGCCGACACTGATGCGAGGATGAGGGAATTGTACGACAAGTCGGTTCATCTGGAGGCCGACCTACGCGGCGCGGAGGCCATGAGGGTGGAGCTTCTTCAGGTTCATACTGATATTAAGGAGCTTACCGCTGTGAGGCAGGAACTCACTGGGCAGGTTCAGGCCATGACACAGGACCTGGCCAGGATGAATGCGGACTTGAAGCGAATGCCAGCTCTGAAGGCCGATGTGGAGGCTATGAAACAGGAATTACAATGTGCAAGGTG GGCTGCTATTGAATATGAGAAGAAAGGGTTTGCAGAAAACTATGAACATGGTCAAGTGATGGAGAAGAAATTAATCTCGATGGCTCGTGAGATGGAGAAGCTTCGTGCTGAGATCGCAAATGCAGAGAAAAGGCAGCGTGCAGCTGCTAATCCAG GTCCAGGCTATAATGCAAATTATGGCAATGCTGAGGCTGGATATGCTGGAAATCCCTACCCTGCCATTTATGGCATGAATCCT GTACAACCTGGTATGGAGAATTTTCCTCAGTATGGGTCTGGACCTGCTGCTTGGGTTGCATATGAGATGCAGCGTGCACAAGGACACAGATAG
- the LOC112770814 gene encoding protein FLX-like 1 isoform X2, whose amino-acid sequence MSSGRSRGQQQHLPMKGASHHPPPHTALSPPIHDPLFGARGLGPVPPPHPALLEELRESQMGLGVRSIPLHPAAIIEERLAAQHQDIQGLLGDNQRLAATHVALKQELEAAQHELQRMAHYRESLRADTDARMRELYDKSVHLEADLRGAEAMRVELLQVHTDIKELTAVRQELTGQVQAMTQDLARMNADLKRMPALKADVEAMKQELQCARAAIEYEKKGFAENYEHGQVMEKKLISMAREMEKLRAEIANAEKRQRAAANPGPGYNANYGNAEAGYAGNPYPAIYGMNPVQPGMENFPQYGSGPAAWVAYEMQRAQGHR is encoded by the exons ATGTCGTCTGGGAGGAGCCGTGGCCAACAACAACACCTTCCAATGAAAGGCGCTTCACATCATCCGCCGCCGCACACAGCCTTGTCACCGCCAATCCATGACCCACTCTTTGGGGCCCGGGGCTTAGGCCCGGTACCCCCGCCACACCCGGCTCTCCTCGAAGAGTTGCGGGAATCGCAGATGGGCCTGGGCGTCCGGTCCATTCCACTCCACCCGGCTGCAATCATCGAGGAGCGTCTGGCTGCACAGCACCAGGATATTCAGGGTCTGCTGGGTGACAACCAGCGGCTGGCCGCCACTCACGTTGCCCTCAAGCAGGAGCTGGAGGCCGCGCAGCACGAGCTGCAACGGATGGCGCACTACAGGGAATCCCTGCGGGCCGACACTGATGCGAGGATGAGGGAATTGTACGACAAGTCGGTTCATCTGGAGGCCGACCTACGCGGCGCGGAGGCCATGAGGGTGGAGCTTCTTCAGGTTCATACTGATATTAAGGAGCTTACCGCTGTGAGGCAGGAACTCACTGGGCAGGTTCAGGCCATGACACAGGACCTGGCCAGGATGAATGCGGACTTGAAGCGAATGCCAGCTCTGAAGGCCGATGTGGAGGCTATGAAACAGGAATTACAATGTGCAAG GGCTGCTATTGAATATGAGAAGAAAGGGTTTGCAGAAAACTATGAACATGGTCAAGTGATGGAGAAGAAATTAATCTCGATGGCTCGTGAGATGGAGAAGCTTCGTGCTGAGATCGCAAATGCAGAGAAAAGGCAGCGTGCAGCTGCTAATCCAG GTCCAGGCTATAATGCAAATTATGGCAATGCTGAGGCTGGATATGCTGGAAATCCCTACCCTGCCATTTATGGCATGAATCCT GTACAACCTGGTATGGAGAATTTTCCTCAGTATGGGTCTGGACCTGCTGCTTGGGTTGCATATGAGATGCAGCGTGCACAAGGACACAGATAG
- the LOC114925873 gene encoding uncharacterized protein, translating to MKDKSLEKSKFIRFERFPFKKESSNFLEKCIFRKGECSNVRKKPPILIDFFAEKDSQVARQEDTHADVDVLKRKMNGTDVTDRFDEEFHAEIEMLLYSPIKETTEVLFSVLDGSQSRQERSY from the exons ATGAAG GATAAATCTTTGGAAAAATCTAAGTTCATTAGATTTGAACGTTTCCCTTTTAAGAAGGAATCATcaaattttttggaaaaatgtATTTTTCGAAAGGGGGAATGTTCAAATGTGAGAAAGAAGCCTCCAATATTAATAGACTTCTTTGCTGAAAAAGATTCTCAAGTAGCTAGACAAGAGGATACGCATGCTGATGTTGATGtgttgaaaagaaaaatgaatggaACGGATGTGACTGATAGATTTGACGAGGAGTTTCATGCTGAAATTGAAATGTTACTATATTCACCTATTAAAGAAACCACG GAAGTACTATTCAGTGTTCTTGATGGGTCCCAGAGTCGTCAAGAAAGAAGTTACTGA